The Raphanus sativus cultivar WK10039 unplaced genomic scaffold, ASM80110v3 Scaffold2076, whole genome shotgun sequence genome window below encodes:
- the LOC130505191 gene encoding uncharacterized protein LOC130505191: MEKPQDPRLQFCGSYNSAMFKILSILKLCGEDITEEDMLEKTFSTFHTSNVLLQQQYRAKEFKTYASLISCLLLAEQNNELLMINSEMRPPGATPLPEAEKDANHVQSHSHRRGRFNGQGRGQYNSGRGRGSQSGRDQNQRRSFRRGHARGCGSSFIPQHSNNSTKSVCHRCGMSNHWAKTCRTPKHLVELYQESMKGKNPEAHMVIHDNENDFDHEKDDLMGYETSDVLKD, encoded by the coding sequence ATGGAAAAACCTCAGGATCCAAGACTTCAATTCTGTGGATCATACAACTCAGCAATGTTTAAGATCCTTTCTATacttaaactatgtggtgaggATATAACGGAGGAAGATATGCTTGAAAAGACTTTCTCCACCTTCCACACAAGTAATGTGTTGCTACAGCAACAATACCGTGCAAAAGAATTCAAGACTTATGCGAGCTTGATTTCATGCTTATTACTTGCTgagcaaaacaatgagttactgATGATAAATAGTGAGATGAGACCTCCAGGTGCCACACCTTTACCTGAAGCCGAGAAAGATGCTAATCACGTCCAATCCCACAGCCATAGGCGTGGAAGATTTAATGGACAGGGCCGTGGTCAATACAATTCAGGCCGCGGACGAGGCAGTCAATCTGGTCGAGACCAGAACCAAAGACGCTCGTTTAGACGAGGTCATGCTCGAGGCTGCGGGTCTTCATTCATACCGCAGCATTCAAACAACTCGACCAAATCTGTATGCCATCGGTGTGGAATGAGTAACCATTGGGCAAAGACTTGTAGGACTCCCAAGCATCTAGTGGAGCTATACCAAGAAAGTATGAAAGGGAAGAATCCTGAAGCCCATATGGTGATCCATGATAATGAAAACGATTTCGATCATGAAAAAGATGATCTAATGGGTTATGAAACTTCAGATGTTCTAAAGGATTGA